TGGGGCTTGCAACGAGGACCAGGTCCGTTGCTGGCTGGTGCGCTAGTTTGACACGGAGATAAGCCCTGTTGCTCGGGGAGGAGCACAGCAGCGGCGTCTCTCCATTTGAGGAGAGATGTGGTGACTCAGCCATtgaggaggaggtggaggaCATGGCGCTGAAGCCGGGAtgcgagagagagagatggaggcGCGGTTGGGTGGTGGTAGTGTGGTCAGGGTCGATGGGGTCGTCATCATCATAGCGAGCAGAGCGCAAGAAGGACCGCCTGTGGACACGAGAGTTGGCGATGGAGTCATCGAGGATCTGAAGAATGGGGTCGGCCTTGTTGGAGTGAAGGGAGCAGCGAGCGTTCAAGTTGCGAGGAAGCTGAGTCCAGTTAGCACGGCAGATGGGGCAGGTGACGCTGCCATGGTGCACGTTCGAGGAAATGCAGGCGAAGTGGAAGGCGTGGGAGCACTGGGCCGTGAAGATCGCCTGGCCCGGGCTGCTCCCCGAGCTGTAGTTTAAAGGGTCAAGACATATCGCGCACAAAGTCTGCAAGAGTGATCAACACAAAAGGATTCAGGATTATTCCacattgatttaaaaaaagcaACTGATAAATTGTGTGTGTGACATTACACATTCCATGTGTACTTTAGTGTTACAACTCTATAGTACCTAAATTTGTTGCCCTTTTGTGATGGATGCATCAAATTAAAGCGTATAATCTTGTAGGCGTCATAACAACACACACATTTAGATTCAGTCATGCTCAAGGGAAGGGATCTCACCATCAAATTACAggttttgaaattaaaaaaataaaggaagtAGTAATAAAGAAATGAATAGAAAGAAGCACCTTATTAGAAGAGGGGCTGGTAATTGAAGTGGCATTGGCGTGGTTGGCAGCATCAGGGGTAAATTTATTGCAAGAAATGTTGGTTTCCGGCGAAATCTGTGGGCAGAAATTAagattaaaacaaaaacacaatcTAGTGTGAAcaatgtagagagagagagagagagaggagagttAGTTACAGTGGTGGCAGAGGAGGTGTGGAGATGAGGGTCGCAGAAGCACAAAGATACAAACAATTTCTTGGCGGCTCTCCTGAATTTCCGGGAAGCGCCACCGGCTTCTCCGCCCATTTCCACCGCCTCAAAAACGTAATTATTGTAGAATAATAAAGCAGCAGGAGATTAGAGTGCAGAAGGTGGAGTGTTCACCAAAATTCCCTGCCATCTCCAATTTTCTCACTTCATCAGTTTAATGCTGTGCAGGTGCAGcccagagagagagagagagatgaatgATGATTGAGGTAGAGAGGGCCCTCTAATTCATCCACTTTTTTGGACTGCCACTGCTAATAAATACAATCCCACTAACCAAATTCCCATTCCACTTATATtgcttttaccatttttctttctttttcccaCTCTACGGGAATACGTATATACTCAACTTTAATAAActcaatcaattttttcatacCAAGTGCAAATAAATTGTCGAATTATTAAATAACTCcattactagtagtagtaatcACTATTTGTGTGGGGTCTCCTCCGATTTTCatattcctatttttttaaatcattcatttaatactactgatgaatttttatttacactgtaaataaatcttaattttttcaaacagATTGAATTTCGCTTTTTCCAATTTACTATGATTAtagctaaaaaaaataactagcATCTaaataagtagtagtaataaaattcaattattaatcACTAGATTTGGTGATCTAATAGCTTAAACATTGCCAATTAgaatttggaaattatttaaaaacaatgTCATTCTCTACAAAGTTTGTTCAGGTATGAAAATAATTCTAAATGGTAATTTAAATGCCAGTGGTTTTTATTAAGCACCTTaataaacttgattttttaccaaagaaaacaaaagaagatGGGCTGAAAATTGGTAAATGAATATAACTTGGTGTTACATAGAGGAGCGCAAATCCttcttcactttcttcatattttcttttttcttttttctttgttcttttttctttttcttgttcgTCGTTAGGTGATGTGTGGGTCCTCCAATTTTTGTCCTGTCCCTCGAAAGAGCAAACTCCTGgcttatttttcattcaaaaaGCAAGAAGCAATCTAATGAAATAATCGAGGTATATAAAAGCTTGTGAAGTTTGACTAGTCAAACCAATTTAATTTAGAGGTTGTTTAAATATGAGTCACTGAGTGTTTTAAACTTTGAAATCCTGAAACTTAATCAGTGTATTTGTTAAGTAATCGTATAATGATTGTTAACAGacattgcatttttaatttcatcatttcaccaatgaacttaattataaaattcaaactttggaatataatttaactgacatattaattattttatgagagGGACATATTTATGCTTTTACGAAAATGTCAGTCTTTCCTTCTACCTATCTTGATATCATatgccctttttttttttttaatattcttgtacttcttttccttttcttttctatttctattatatttcatacAAATAGCCATATAACTTAGCATTCATGtgtataactaaaatttactGAAAAAAGGCAAATGTTAAAGAATTTCCTAAACTTTCGGGCCCTCAAAATTTGTCATGAATGGTAAGTCGAAAATGAGTGGTGCAAAAGAGGGAAGTAGATTTGTAGAAGCCCAAGCCCACAAGAAGTGACCAACTACCTAATAAATCTCTACCTCTTGTTTTGAGGATTGTATTGATCAACAAAGGACTGTCAAATGTCAGACATAGTTATTTACCAAAgttcataaataaatacatttacataatttttagttcggaaattaaaattttagttatattttattttagaggAAACATCTTTTTAAGTCCATGAaatttgccaaagtatcattttagatccgtaaactttgaaaatatcattttaggtccatcaactatgcgttaatatcatttgaggtattttgaattttttttggacaaaaatgCCCTTAAGACCTTCAAAGATGAATTTGGACAATTCTTTCGCCAATCATCTTGCGTCAGAGACATAGAATCCAACTATTTTTAACGgcacatttttatatttaaattcaatttagatGTTAATTGATCGAAATTCATCTCCAAATGACAATCCAAATTAATAGCtatctaatttcaaaataaataaactaaaaagaattCACTCATCACCTATTGCAAGTTATTAAAATGCAgtttagattgaaaaaataaaataaagtatcaaGTCCCAATTCActatcattaaataattagtcatCTAATAATTGGAAAACTAACACATATTTTTTACggcaaattttaattatatttaaattcaatttggatGGTAACtgaattaaatagtagtaaaaaaattgttggactATAAGTCTTTGACGCAAGATGAGTAGCGAAAGAATTGTCCAAATTGCCCTTTGAAGGCcttaagggcattttcgtccaaaaaaagttcaaaatacctcaaatgatattaacttgtacttcacggacctaaaatgatattttcaaagttcacggacctaaaatgatactttggaaAAATTCGTGGAcctaaaaagatgttccctctttattttatcccataactttaaaattgatagtaaaatctactataaattttgatatatttttttaatcttcatgGTTTTATAATGATGaatgattttggtttttttattgtaatatcatggttttagagggtggttttgtatgaatttgatcatattttgtgtattattaggcatgtttatatctacttttctattatgttggtatgttgaccattttgttaagaatgtgtagaaaaaggtacaaaatatgtcGATGTACAGTagccttggtttgagacaattttacaggagattttgaagtccaattaGCCTCTAATGCATATCATGCTCTTcatcttcgaaagagcttcgcgtgggtatcttaaacgcctcaatcggagtcccGTAGAAGAAGTTATAGTCGTTTTACGAACACTGCGCAgtccataaaatatcacgcgaccgggtgaattattaccctataattccacccggccgggtagcCCGCTAAAGCATGCGAAATTCCAGAAACTTTCActcggccgggtgaattttgcAGTTGattaattccacccggccgggttcGTCAATCTGGCGTTTTTCAAAGCTGAAACGCGATTTTTAgaggagaaaaataagaggGAAGAATTAGGTCAATTCTAGGCATTCTCTACCGCCGCCAAACACCCACTCTTCCTCTTTGAAGAActcttggaagaagattgaagcTTCAAGCTTCGATTCCTCCGCCAATTGTACTCCGTATCATGAtttccattatttttcttagttttgatttgttttctaCCATGAACACGAGTAGCTAAACTTTTcatgtagaattcttggtgaagatgcatttattcatagttttaatccaattgacttagtttttatcttgctcttgcaattgtttgaattattcttgtgctttttcctatcaattgcttgatcaccaattgGAAGTGTTAGGGTTTCTTAGAGTAAttgggagatgaaataattaatgttgaaAGAGGGTAATTTACACCTTAATTCGAtagaactcgggagagttgagatTCTGAGTGGGATCATTAATCTAATCAAACTGTTAGGAAttaggtctaagaattagaaggggacttcaattattacacctaatctacggatttctcatctcgggagggggtttaatctacaattgtgattgattcaacaattctgGAGACTTTAAATAGTAAATCGGTTTCAATTGGGTTAGGCTATGACTATgagttgtgcatcggatccttaaATTCTGCATATTTCTCTATCATTCTCTACAACTTGCTTCTTTGCTATCTTGTTTAAGTGCTTTATTTCAATCTCTAAATTTATATGCTTTTAATAATTGTTAGTCTCAAAGCCAAAATTCTTAATCATCTGGATAGTTAATTGTCTTtgtgggatacgatatacCCTTGCTTGCTATTTACTACAATAACTCCGTACACTTGCTGATATTAttgggtaaaataaagttgagtgAGTTTACcacatcaattaaataatgagtttggattattttttagtttgatggggataatgataaaaattcgTATGCtgcattatataatttcagcCAAATTAGACTAGTAAAAACACtgagaaaatgtaaaaatcATGATGTTTACTGCCGTTTTTGAAGTTGTGGGACGAGGCATATAtacttttatcaatttcatgatttttaagaaaaattgtcattataagtataattaatataaacacaaattaCATACTATAATATCCATAAACTTACTCggattgaataaattttattcaaattagttttatcattaattatacTATTGTTTATTTCCTGAATTACTCTTGAAgagtaaatatataatatgccataattcaatttaaattaattatattaatattcaagaattaattataaacataaaatatattagtatgaataaagataaatatagtacataaattgtatatgtaacttctaaattttaattgaattaaatttcaaattattattttttgttataatgttctacatggagtaataaaaaaagatgtgAAAAATTTATGACAAAGTTTTACATGATTTGGAGCttgattcaaaatatatatacaatcttcaataaaaattaatttttttacttaaatatgtagatatttagtttaaaattttaatattttcctaaattgttgcaaaataattagtaagtaatttatttttatttaatggattacaatttaattaccttttggtataatatttaaaaatgttaattatgtaataaaaaagtatacaTTTATCACTATCCATATCTAAAAACCTAAGTATGTAGGTAAATTTATGTACAATTATCATTGCTCTATTCTTAATTCTATGAacattttgttctttttaaattaaaatagggATAAAATTATTACAAGGTTCACAATctagaagaaaaataatagtacttagtaaattaaatgaaaatgaaaataatgattaattttttataaaaacatgCTTAACATCCGAACTAGAGTGTCAAAATGACACCATCTATATTCTAAAGTCCGTGTCatgataaattcaaattatcacTTTACCACTTGCAGAATCACCTTTATTTTTCAGCAAAAATAAACCTAGAATCAacaaagtagaaaatgaagcTTAACGAAGAAACTAAAAAAGCTTAGAAACAGCATAGCACATATTTGCAAATTTAAGCATGTTCTGGTTCCTTCGAGCAATGACGCCAATGCGCAATCCCTTCCCGCAGTCGATCACTCTGCTCTGGATATCAAGGGATCGAGAATCCAAATCGAAATAAGATTCCGAATTCAAATCGTTGAGCATCCCCTCCAGGATCGCAACCGCCTTGTCGTAGTCACCTAGGCATTTCTTCAGCTCACCGGCGCCCGATTTCACCTTGCCGGCGATGTAGCCTCTCGTATCAGACGCGTTCCGATACGCCAGCCGGAATATGATGTCGATGAGCTCGTAGCGGTCGGCGCCGGGAGCGCGGGGATCGGAGTAGACGGCCGCGCGGCAGAAGGCGAAGTCGGTGGTGTTTCTGCAGACCGCGACGGCTAAATCTGGTTTCTGAGCGGCGGCGGAAGGGAGGAGGCAGCAGAGGGCGGCGATGATGAGGGAAATGATTCGAGAGGCGGCGGCCATTTTGGATATGGATCAAAATGGAGTAGTTGGTTGGGAAAAACGGGTTTTGAACTGATTCATAATACTATGTGATTAGGGAGGGTACATGCAGTTGATGCGGAATGTACAAGCACACGCAATTACTGCATATAGGCTGTTTTATTTCTATACGTCAATAAATTGGTCAacatactattttattatacttctATATCTATATTTGCTCAAAAGGGCaaaaaataagtgaatgaTGCCGTTCctgattttttgtttgttaattCAAAACTTtactagtacattttttttctttgaggAACTGGAGTGCTATATTGTTAACTCATAATTTAAAtgctaactataattaaataatagtcattagatatttaaattaagggcttagatcattaatcccaaattataaatcacacattttctaagagcatccccatccgtgctctaagagcacggaagtgggcccggacccacttttactctgcttgtccttagctaagagcacaacacccacatccgtgctcttagctaaggacaagctcaagggtcccaccattctattattcaatttaaatactccaattattaaaaacatttctacattataaaaatacattaaaaataaaaattacataattaaaatcctaaaaaataaaaattacataattaaaatactaaaaaataaaaatacataattaaaatcctagaaaataaaaaatacataattaaaatcctacaaattaaaaattacacacgtggaagactagtcctctatccccaattgcctcttgagaccccggatcatttgctcatgtgttgcaagttgatcccacccacatccgtgctcttagccaaggacaagctcaagggtcccaccattctattattcaatttaaatactccaattattaaaaacatttctacattataaaaatacattaaaaataaaaattacataattaaaatcctaaaaaataaaaattacataattaaaatactaaaaaataaaaatacataattaaaatcctagaaaataaaaaatacataattaaaatcctacaaattaaaaattacacacgtggaagactagtcctctatccccaattgcctcttgagaccccggatcatttgctcatgtgttgcaagttgatcCGGAGTCATTCGAGATGTATCGTTCATATAGAGTTGACTCAAGATGGCCCACAACGTGTTgttcgggggtggaggagNNNNNNNNNNNNNNNNNNNNNNNNNNNNNNNNNNNNNNNNNNNNNNNNNNNNNNNNNNNNNNNNNNNNNNNNNNNNNNNNNNNNNNNNNNNNNNNNNNNNNACGGTTTGAACTCCTCTAGTTGGTATGCCGCCCAGGCAGCGTGTGAAAAACTGATGTCGAGCTCATTCGTGCTTGGCTCTCCTGCCGACCGCTCTTCCTGGAGGTAAATCCCCTGGAACTTCCCAATTGCCTCGTTGCATCTGAAGAGATGCAATTGCgaaccatactatcattgcgatagatggttcccgCCGGCCAGGTTTCATTGTAGAGgcgagtgatgcgccaccaatatgtatccccggtttggttcgtgccgACGTCGGATCTTCGGAGAgctgccaagtaggctttgaacatcgtCATCATCTCACC
The nucleotide sequence above comes from Salvia hispanica cultivar TCC Black 2014 chromosome 5, UniMelb_Shisp_WGS_1.0, whole genome shotgun sequence. Encoded proteins:
- the LOC125191118 gene encoding cell wall / vacuolar inhibitor of fructosidase 2-like — protein: MAAASRIISLIIAALCCLLPSAAAQKPDLAVAVCRNTTDFAFCRAAVYSDPRAPGADRYELIDIIFRLAYRNASDTRGYIAGKVKSGAGELKKCLGDYDKAVAILEGMLNDLNSESYFDLDSRSLDIQSRVIDCGKGLRIGVIARRNQNMLKFANMCYAVSKLF